CAGGCTTAGGGCCACCCTCACCACCTAATGATTTGTCTTGGGCAACATGGTTCGCCATCGCTTCGCCTTTCTCGCCAGGGCCAGTAAGCATCATCTCATCATACTGAAAGGTTTTGCCGTAGGCGAAGTTTGCCAAGTAATTAGAACGGTGTACGTTCTTGGTATTAATAGCCGCCATAATAAATGGCGCAGCCCACGAACCTAAAGACTCGTCGTAGTATGGCTTGGTGCCATCTGGCTGTGGGTGACTTTGGCTAGCATCTGCAAGCGAGAACGGATTAATCAGTGCAGACATAATCGATTTGTCTTTATGTGCTGCTACCATAGTGGCTTTTAAGCTGGCTGCTGTACCACCAGAAAACGTACCCTGCATTTTTCTCACACGGCCTTTTACGTATTCAATCGCGGCGCCGGTTTGCTTTTTAGCGTGCTCTTGTAAGAAGTGAACCCCTAAATCGAAAGGTACAGAGTCGAACCCACACGAAAAAACAATATTGGCACCCGTGTCTTTTGCTTTGGCTTCATATTTGTTGATCATCTGGTGCATCCACGCAGGCTCACCACATAAGTCGGTATAGCCCGTGCCGTTGTCAACGCAGGCAGAGAGTAATTTTTCACCGTAAATTTGATAAGGCCCTACCGTGGTTAATACCACTGATGTGCGCTTAGTCAGCGAATCTAGTGCAGCGTTGTCATCACCATCTGCAATAATACTTACCACATCATCGCTAATACCTAACTCTGCTTTAACATCCGCAAGCTTGGCTTCGTTACGCCCGGCAATAGCCCATTTTACGCTGCTGTCGCTGCCATATTGGCTTTGGAAGTATTCAGCTACCAATTTACCAGTGAAGCCCGTAGCACCAAAAATTACTACATCAAATTCCCGTTGATCACTCATAAATATCGTGTCCTATTTTATTTTTCATGGAAGACTTATGTGCAACCAATATACGCAATCCCTTCAGGTTAAATCATTTTTTTAGGTAATAATTGAGTATTGATTTGGGTGTGAATACACATGTAATTTACCACCCAGTATGCAATGCGCAGTGCTTACCAAAACAAAATAGATAGAGGCGAATAAACAGCGATTAGCGAATATAAGGTTCAACAAATCGTTTCATGCGGGTTAAGCCTTCTTTTAAACGGCTTATCTCTGTGGCAAACGACAACCTTACATAACGAGTAGCATTATGTTCGCCAAAGTCGTCACCGGGTGTTAATGCCACATATTCGGTTTCTAATAAACGGTCACAGAACTCAATGGCGGTAAGGCCAGTAGATTCAATATTGATATACGCGTAAAACGCGCCATCTGGTGTCGCGTCAATACTTAAACCCATGTCTGCAATGGCGTCCAGCACAAACGTAGCACGTGTGCGCAATTGTGCTTTTTTCTGTTCACATTGGGCAAGTGACTCCGGTGTAAAGCACGCTAGCGCAGCTTGCTGGGCTAGGGTAGAGGGGCAAATAAATAGGTTTTGTGCTAATCGCTCCATAACTTGGGTCATACCTTCGGGTACCACACACCAACCTAAGCGCCAGCCTGTCATACCGAAGTATTTGGAAAAGCTATTAATCACAATAGTATTGTTGTGCAAGCGCTCATTCGCCAAAACCGTGTTGAGTGGGGCAGGTTGCTTTGCAGCAGAAGGCGAGCTATCGCGTAAATCTAAGTTGAGATAAATTTCATCAACAATAAGAAATCCATCATTTTGCTTGCAGGTTTCACCAATACTATATAGTTCCTTTTCTGCAATAGCGGTGCCGGTTGGGTTAGCCGGGCTAGCGATAAGCACGCCTTTGGTTTTACTATCCCAATGGTGTGTTACATCGTCATGGGTTAACTGAAATTGTTGCTTGCTAGAAGTCGGCACTAACGTAACTTCGCCGCCAAAGGTGTTTAAAAATCGACGATTACAAGGGTATGAAGGATCGCCAAGTATTACCTTATCGCCGTTCTCAACGAGCGCTGCACTCACCAATAACAACGCCGCTGATGCGCCAGCGGTAACTACAATGCGCGAAGCTGGAATATCAACGTTGTGCTGAGTTTTATAGAACTGAGCAATGGCGCTTCTAAGTTCAGGCAAGCCTAATGCTGAAGTATACGGGTAATCAGCTTGAGACAACGACTGCTTCATGGCCTCAACAACCGGCGTGGGCGCGCCGAAGTCAGGCTCACCCAAGTTTAACCGAATAACATCGTGTCCTTGATTGCTCAGCGCAGTGGCTTTCTCACCATAGGCCATGGCTAAAAAAGGGGATAGGGTGGTGGCTCGAGTAGCGTACTTCAACATGCTTTCTTACAACGTGGGGTAACAATGCCCCGTACTATATCAATTGTGCAAACCTAATTACCAACAAAGTCGCCATATCTAATAGCAAAAGCAGGTAGCGTTAGCCAACTGTAATGACCAATAGCGGTTCTAGTCGCGATTTTTAATAGCAATCAATACCAGCATTTACCATCAGCGACTAGGTTAGCGCTTTACCCATTAAAAATTCACGCAATAGTCAGTGTTTTTCGATGAATAGCCATATGCATAATCAAACACTTACGATAGGGTAGAAGAGGTATAAGTTGAGATGATATAAAAAGTAAAATACAGCGTTTGCGTTATTTAAAAGGAAATCAGTCGTGTTGGTCGAAAACAAACAAAGTAATAAAAAGGCAAGGGGTGAGAGGCGCTTCTCATGCAGCGCTATACGGTGGTTCATGGTTGTTGTTATGTCCGCTGTTTTCGCGACACCTGTGTGGGCAGCGTTACCCACCATTAGTGAATTCACTAAAGAGATGTCCGCCAAAGATGGCCTCATCCCCGTGTATTATGATGATGAAACTGACAAAGTGTATTTATCGATACCCAACGATGAGCGCCAGTTTTTATTTCAAAGCAGCTTACCTTACGGCTTAGGCTCTAACGATATTGGTTTAGATAGAGGCCAGTTAGGGCGCACTCGCTTAATTGCCTTCGAACGCTTTGGCAATAAGCTGATGCTGAAGCAGCTAAATACTAAGTACCGCGCAGCCCATGGTAGCGCAGCTGAAAAGCAAAGTATTAACGAAGCCTTTGCCAGTTCCGTATTAGCCGGCTTTGTTATAGTGGCAAAGAGCGATAGTGCTAATCTAATCGACTACACCCCTTTTTTATTTAGTGATATTCATGGCATCGGTAACCGGCTATCAGCTAAAAAACAAGGCAGCTTTAAAGCAGACAAAAGCCGTAGCGGAGTATATTTACCTCGCACAAAGGGGTTTGAGAAAAACACCGAGCTTGAAGCTTTAGTCACGTTTGCTGGCAGCAAGCCGGGTAACTATTTGACAGATGTCGCGCCAGATGCAGAAAACCTTTCGGTACACCTTCATCATTCATTTGTTGCATTACCTGACGATGGCTATACACCACGGGCTTATCATCCCTACTCAGGTTATTGGAAATTCCGCTATTTCGATTACTCTACGGCAATTAATGAGCCTACGGAGCAGCGCTTTATTACACGCCACCGTCTCGCCAAGGTATCACCACATGCGCCTATGAGCGAAGCGGTTGAACCTATTGTGTATTACCTAGACCCAGGTATTCCAGAACCGGTGATGTCCTCATTAAAAGAAGGCGCCAGCTGGTGGAACCAAGCTTTCGAAGCGGCAGGTTATAAAAATGCCTTTCAGGTGAAAGTGTTGCCCCAAGATGCCGATCCCATGGATGTCCGTTACAACGTGATTAACTGGGTGCATCGGGCTACCCGA
The nucleotide sequence above comes from Alteromonas naphthalenivorans. Encoded proteins:
- a CDS encoding saccharopine dehydrogenase family protein gives rise to the protein MSDQREFDVVIFGATGFTGKLVAEYFQSQYGSDSSVKWAIAGRNEAKLADVKAELGISDDVVSIIADGDDNAALDSLTKRTSVVLTTVGPYQIYGEKLLSACVDNGTGYTDLCGEPAWMHQMINKYEAKAKDTGANIVFSCGFDSVPFDLGVHFLQEHAKKQTGAAIEYVKGRVRKMQGTFSGGTAASLKATMVAAHKDKSIMSALINPFSLADASQSHPQPDGTKPYYDESLGSWAAPFIMAAINTKNVHRSNYLANFAYGKTFQYDEMMLTGPGEKGEAMANHVAQDKSLGGEGGPKPGEGPSKEERENGFYDVMFIGEATNGDTLAVSVTGDKDPGYGSTSKMISESALCLCKDVSLSGGFFTPASALGDKLISRLTEKAGLTFNVEK
- a CDS encoding aminotransferase class I/II-fold pyridoxal phosphate-dependent enzyme, which encodes MLKYATRATTLSPFLAMAYGEKATALSNQGHDVIRLNLGEPDFGAPTPVVEAMKQSLSQADYPYTSALGLPELRSAIAQFYKTQHNVDIPASRIVVTAGASAALLLVSAALVENGDKVILGDPSYPCNRRFLNTFGGEVTLVPTSSKQQFQLTHDDVTHHWDSKTKGVLIASPANPTGTAIAEKELYSIGETCKQNDGFLIVDEIYLNLDLRDSSPSAAKQPAPLNTVLANERLHNNTIVINSFSKYFGMTGWRLGWCVVPEGMTQVMERLAQNLFICPSTLAQQAALACFTPESLAQCEQKKAQLRTRATFVLDAIADMGLSIDATPDGAFYAYINIESTGLTAIEFCDRLLETEYVALTPGDDFGEHNATRYVRLSFATEISRLKEGLTRMKRFVEPYIR